Proteins found in one Actinokineospora alba genomic segment:
- a CDS encoding DUF6642 family protein, with product MELEFYLRTWLQKRYDNYRVLYLACHGSADGIELGGDMVTLADLATILEGGCDASTIYFGSCMAMDVEDRVLTDLVARTGSEGCGWLQQRHRLAGLRGVRVFAPRPPDPRQPDRRNVQPTP from the coding sequence ATGGAGCTGGAGTTCTACCTACGAACGTGGCTGCAGAAGCGCTACGACAACTACCGCGTGCTCTACCTGGCTTGCCACGGCTCAGCCGATGGCATCGAACTCGGCGGTGACATGGTCACGCTCGCCGACTTGGCGACCATCCTCGAAGGCGGGTGCGACGCCAGCACTATTTACTTCGGCTCATGCATGGCGATGGATGTCGAGGATCGGGTCCTCACAGACTTGGTCGCACGAACCGGGAGCGAAGGCTGTGGTTGGTTACAGCAACGACATCGACTGGCTGGACTCCGCGGCGTTCGAGTGTTTGCTCCTCGACCGCCTGACCCGAGGCAACCGGACCGACGGAATGTTCAACCAACTCCATAA
- a CDS encoding HalD/BesD family halogenase, with amino-acid sequence MNRMVATEVRVIDRVVDTARYPLTDPASGAWRTAVSQARQELRTDGCSVLPDFIRSELRETLRAEGASVAPLAHYDVEQVNAYNIPLDADLPEDHPGRMILERGNAFVARDRIPETSLIHQLYTSALFKRFVAECFELPELHEFADPLAGLCLNVVSPGMEHPWHFDTNEFTVSMLTQESAAGGVFEYCPNIRSGQAENFGEVRAVLTGSGERLIRRLSLRPGDLQLFKGRYSLHRVTSVRGETARHSAIFAYSERPGVIGNVERTRQLFGRVLPEHLAAAGRAVRGDQLLD; translated from the coding sequence ATGAACCGCATGGTCGCTACGGAAGTCCGAGTGATCGACCGGGTGGTCGACACGGCTCGCTATCCGCTGACGGATCCGGCAAGCGGCGCGTGGCGAACCGCTGTTTCCCAGGCCCGTCAGGAATTGCGCACCGACGGCTGCAGTGTGCTGCCGGATTTCATCAGATCGGAACTGAGGGAGACGCTGCGCGCGGAGGGTGCGAGCGTCGCGCCGCTCGCCCACTACGACGTCGAGCAGGTCAACGCCTACAACATCCCGCTCGACGCCGACCTGCCCGAGGACCACCCCGGGCGCATGATTCTGGAGCGGGGCAACGCTTTCGTCGCCCGTGACCGCATCCCGGAGACCTCGCTCATCCACCAGCTCTACACCAGCGCGCTGTTCAAGCGATTCGTCGCCGAGTGCTTCGAGTTGCCGGAGCTGCACGAGTTCGCCGACCCGCTGGCCGGGTTGTGCCTCAATGTCGTGTCGCCGGGAATGGAACACCCGTGGCATTTCGACACGAACGAATTCACCGTGAGCATGCTGACCCAGGAATCGGCGGCGGGCGGCGTGTTCGAATACTGCCCGAATATCCGGTCCGGGCAGGCCGAGAACTTCGGCGAGGTGCGTGCGGTGCTGACCGGGAGTGGGGAACGGCTTATCCGCCGGCTTTCCCTGCGGCCCGGCGACCTGCAGTTGTTCAAAGGCCGCTATTCGCTGCACCGGGTGACCTCCGTGCGCGGCGAGACGGCCCGCCACTCGGCGATCTTCGCCTACAGCGAGCGTCCCGGCGTGATCGGCAATGTGGAACGGACCCGGCAGCTCTTCGGCCGCGTCCTGCCTGAACACCTGGCGGCCGCGGGGCGCGCCGTTCGAGGCGACCAGTTGTTGGACTAG
- a CDS encoding pyruvate carboxylase produces MFRKVLVANRGEIAIRAFRAGYELGAGTVAVFPHEDRNSQHRMKADEAYEIGEPGHPVRAYLSVEEIVKAAKKAGADAVYPGYGFLSENPELATACAEAGITFVGPTADILELTGNKARAIAAAKAAGLPVLQSSEPSKDVEGLLKAAEEIGFPIFVKAVAGGGGRGMRRVEEPKALRESLEAAMREAESAFGDSTVFLEQAVVDPRHIEVQILADADGNVIHLYERDCSLQRRHQKVIELAPAPNLDPELRERICADAVKFARHIGYLNAGTVEFLLDTRGHHVFIEMNPRIQVEHTVTEEVTDVDLVQSQLRIASGETLPDLGLTQDDIYLRGAALQCRITTEDPANGFRPDTGMISAYRSPGGSGIRLDGGTAAGAEVSAHFDSMLVKLTCRGRDFDAAVRRAKRAVAEFRIRGVATNIPFLQAVLDDEDFVAGRVTTSFIEQRPHLLTARHSADRGTRLLTYLADVTVNKPHGERPKVIEPRAKLPEIDLNADAPAGSKQKLVELGPEGFARWMRESKNVGVTDTTFRDAHQSLLATRVRTKDLLAVAPHVARMTPELLSLECWGGATYDVALRFLAEDPWERLAALREAVPNICLQMLLRGRNTVGYTPYPTEVTSAFVEEATKTGIDIFRIFDALNDVEQMRPAIEAVRETGSAVAEVALCYTADLSDPAEQLYTLDYYLKLAEQIVGAGAHVLAVKDMAGLLRPPAAARLITALRKEFDLPVHLHTHDTAGGQLATYLAAIQSGVDAVDGAVASMAGTTSQPSLSAIVAATDHSERETGLSLQAVSDLEPYWEIVRRVYRPFEAGLPSPTGRVYHHEIPGGQLSNLRTQAVALGLGDRFEDIETMYAAADRMLGRLVKVTPSSKVVGDLALHLVGAGVDPKMFESEPGSFDVPDSVVGFLHGELGDPAGGWPEPFRTKALKGRAAPKGVAELTEADREGLASDRRATLNRLLFPGPTKEYLAHRDQFGDTSVLASKDFFFGLEQGKEYAVGIGKGVTLLIELEAVADPDERGMRTVMATLNGQLRPIQVRDRAIASDLPVAEKADKTNPNHVAAPFAGVVTLSVSEGDEVEAGATVATIEAMKMEAAITASKAGKVSRLAIGKVQQVEGGDLLVVLG; encoded by the coding sequence ATGTTTCGCAAGGTGCTCGTCGCCAACCGTGGCGAGATCGCCATCCGGGCGTTCCGGGCCGGGTATGAACTCGGCGCCGGGACTGTCGCGGTGTTCCCACATGAGGACCGCAACTCCCAGCACCGGATGAAGGCCGATGAGGCTTACGAGATCGGCGAACCCGGTCACCCGGTTCGGGCGTATCTGTCTGTCGAGGAGATCGTCAAGGCCGCCAAGAAAGCGGGCGCCGACGCGGTGTACCCGGGCTACGGGTTCCTCTCCGAGAACCCCGAGCTGGCCACCGCGTGCGCGGAGGCGGGCATCACGTTCGTCGGCCCGACCGCCGACATCCTCGAGCTGACCGGCAACAAGGCGCGCGCGATCGCCGCCGCCAAGGCCGCGGGCCTGCCCGTGCTGCAGTCCTCCGAGCCGTCCAAGGACGTCGAGGGGCTGCTCAAGGCCGCCGAGGAGATCGGATTCCCGATCTTCGTCAAGGCGGTCGCGGGCGGTGGCGGCCGTGGCATGCGTCGCGTCGAGGAGCCCAAGGCGCTGCGTGAGTCGCTGGAAGCGGCGATGCGTGAGGCCGAGTCGGCGTTCGGCGACTCCACGGTGTTCCTGGAGCAGGCCGTCGTCGACCCGCGCCACATCGAGGTGCAGATCCTCGCCGACGCCGACGGCAACGTGATCCACCTCTACGAGCGCGACTGCTCGCTGCAGCGGCGCCACCAGAAGGTGATCGAGCTGGCCCCCGCGCCGAACCTCGACCCCGAGCTGCGCGAGCGGATCTGCGCCGACGCGGTCAAGTTCGCCCGGCACATCGGCTACCTCAACGCGGGCACCGTCGAGTTCCTGCTCGACACCCGCGGCCATCACGTCTTCATCGAGATGAACCCGCGCATCCAGGTCGAGCACACGGTGACCGAGGAGGTCACCGACGTCGACCTCGTCCAGTCGCAGCTGCGCATCGCCTCGGGCGAGACGCTGCCCGACCTCGGGCTCACCCAGGACGACATCTACCTGCGCGGCGCGGCGCTGCAGTGCCGCATCACCACGGAGGATCCGGCCAACGGGTTCCGCCCCGACACCGGCATGATCAGCGCCTACCGCTCCCCGGGCGGAAGCGGCATCCGGCTCGACGGCGGCACCGCGGCGGGCGCCGAGGTCAGCGCGCACTTCGACTCGATGCTGGTCAAGCTCACCTGTCGTGGCCGCGACTTCGACGCGGCGGTCCGGCGGGCCAAGCGCGCGGTGGCGGAGTTCCGCATCCGCGGTGTGGCCACGAACATCCCGTTCCTGCAGGCCGTCCTCGACGACGAGGACTTCGTGGCCGGGCGGGTGACGACGTCGTTCATCGAGCAGCGCCCGCACCTGCTCACCGCGCGGCACTCGGCCGACCGCGGCACCCGCCTGCTGACCTACCTCGCCGACGTGACGGTCAACAAGCCGCACGGCGAGCGGCCGAAGGTGATCGAGCCGCGCGCCAAGCTCCCCGAGATCGACCTCAACGCCGACGCGCCCGCGGGCTCCAAGCAGAAGCTGGTCGAACTCGGGCCGGAGGGCTTCGCCCGCTGGATGCGCGAGTCGAAGAACGTCGGCGTCACCGACACCACGTTCCGCGACGCCCACCAGTCGCTGCTCGCGACCCGGGTGCGCACCAAGGACCTCCTCGCGGTCGCCCCGCACGTCGCGCGGATGACCCCGGAGCTGCTGTCGCTGGAGTGCTGGGGCGGCGCGACCTACGACGTCGCGCTGCGGTTCCTCGCCGAGGACCCGTGGGAGCGCCTGGCCGCGCTGCGCGAGGCCGTGCCGAACATCTGTCTGCAGATGCTGCTGCGCGGGCGCAACACCGTGGGGTACACGCCGTACCCGACGGAGGTGACCTCCGCGTTCGTCGAGGAGGCCACGAAGACCGGCATCGACATCTTCCGGATCTTCGACGCGCTCAACGACGTCGAGCAGATGCGCCCGGCGATCGAGGCCGTGCGGGAGACCGGTTCCGCGGTCGCCGAGGTGGCCCTGTGCTACACGGCGGACCTGAGCGACCCGGCCGAGCAGCTGTACACATTGGACTATTACCTCAAGCTGGCGGAGCAGATCGTCGGCGCGGGTGCCCACGTGCTGGCGGTCAAGGACATGGCGGGCCTGCTGCGCCCGCCCGCCGCGGCCCGCCTGATCACCGCGCTGCGCAAGGAGTTCGACCTCCCGGTCCACCTCCACACGCACGACACCGCCGGTGGCCAGCTGGCGACGTACCTCGCCGCGATCCAGTCCGGTGTGGACGCCGTCGACGGCGCGGTCGCGTCGATGGCGGGCACCACCTCGCAGCCGTCGCTCTCGGCGATCGTGGCGGCGACCGACCACAGCGAGCGCGAGACCGGCCTGTCGCTGCAGGCGGTGTCGGACCTCGAGCCGTACTGGGAGATCGTCCGGCGCGTGTACCGCCCGTTCGAGGCGGGCCTGCCGTCGCCGACCGGTCGCGTGTACCACCACGAGATCCCCGGCGGGCAGCTGTCGAACCTGCGCACCCAGGCGGTCGCGCTGGGCCTGGGCGACCGCTTCGAGGACATCGAGACGATGTACGCCGCGGCCGACCGGATGCTCGGCAGGCTGGTCAAGGTGACGCCGTCGTCCAAGGTCGTCGGCGACCTGGCGCTGCACCTGGTGGGCGCCGGGGTGGACCCGAAGATGTTCGAGTCCGAACCGGGCAGCTTCGACGTGCCCGACTCGGTCGTCGGCTTCCTCCACGGTGAACTCGGCGACCCGGCCGGTGGCTGGCCGGAACCGTTCCGCACCAAGGCGTTGAAGGGCCGAGCGGCTCCGAAGGGCGTCGCGGAACTGACCGAGGCCGACCGGGAGGGGTTGGCGTCGGACCGGCGGGCCACGCTCAACCGGCTGCTGTTCCCGGGGCCGACAAAGGAGTACCTGGCGCACCGGGACCAGTTCGGCGACACGAGTGTGTTGGCCAGCAAGGACTTCTTCTTCGGCCTGGAGCAGGGCAAGGAGTACGCGGTCGGCATCGGCAAGGGCGTGACCCTGCTGATCGAGCTGGAAGCGGTCGCCGACCCGGACGAGCGCGGCATGCGGACCGTGATGGCGACGCTGAACGGCCAGTTGCGGCCGATTCAGGTGCGGGACCGGGCGATCGCTTCGGATCTGCCGGTGGCGGAGAAGGCCGACAAGACGAACCCCAACCATGTCGCTGCTCCGTTCGCCGGCGTTGTCACGCTTTCGGTCAGCGAGGGCGACGAGGTTGAGGCGGGTGCGACTGTCGCGACTATTGAGGCGATGAAGATGGAGGCGGCTATCACTGCCTCGAAGGCGGGGAAGGTTTCTCGGCTCGCTATTGGGAAGGTGCAGCAGGTCGAGGGTGGGGACCTGTTGGTGGTCCTGGGCTGA
- a CDS encoding coiled-coil domain-containing protein — protein sequence MPTADAESADKVPHFDTVLRGYNPRQVNERVTRLTYDLRHAAKGRDEASAKVAELTKSLGSLQQQLLETTTRLNRITSNPNSTEGMTERVRLMMELAREEIADFKREADEYAQATRTEADTYATGVKSSADDYVAQTRKNADGYAQNTTRAADEAAAGLRAEAEAYAADLKAKHERLVADVEERRKQLEADYTRNHAELDAEYETMRANLVAEHTKLMADSRAEIERQSKANEARIAQLYDDASAHRDELDAEAQRIREQLDAEAAELRAAAAEKADQDLAAKRAAAEADLAARTEQAEATFAERTAELDREYAAKSAAIEKDLADARAKSDAEITARLDSAEKRAATLIADAEKFQADTESTLAAQSAAVEKELADARAKSDAEILANLDTAEKRAAKLVADAEKLRKDTEAKLAEERKSVEAELAAQRATTEKETAKLLSDAEARLTDATEKNRAATDYETRVSEQVTNAFALLEEAKRHFTSAKPAKTENAAPANSNGNKAPAKTR from the coding sequence ATGCCGACTGCCGACGCCGAGTCCGCCGACAAAGTCCCACACTTCGACACGGTCCTGCGTGGGTACAACCCCCGCCAGGTCAACGAGCGGGTCACCCGTCTCACCTACGACCTGCGCCACGCGGCCAAGGGACGCGACGAGGCTTCGGCCAAGGTCGCGGAGCTGACCAAGTCGCTTGGTTCGTTGCAGCAGCAACTGTTGGAGACGACGACCCGGCTCAACCGGATCACCTCGAACCCCAACAGCACCGAGGGGATGACCGAGCGCGTCCGGCTCATGATGGAGCTGGCCCGCGAGGAGATCGCCGACTTCAAGCGTGAGGCCGACGAGTACGCGCAGGCGACTCGCACCGAGGCCGACACCTACGCCACGGGCGTGAAGTCCAGCGCCGACGACTACGTCGCGCAGACCCGCAAGAACGCCGACGGCTACGCCCAGAACACCACCCGCGCCGCCGACGAGGCCGCCGCCGGCCTGCGCGCCGAGGCCGAGGCGTACGCCGCGGACCTCAAGGCGAAGCACGAGCGCCTCGTCGCCGATGTCGAGGAGCGGCGCAAGCAGTTGGAGGCGGACTACACCCGCAACCACGCCGAACTCGACGCCGAGTACGAGACGATGCGCGCGAACCTCGTCGCCGAGCACACCAAGCTCATGGCCGACTCCCGCGCGGAGATCGAACGGCAGTCGAAGGCCAACGAGGCCCGCATCGCCCAGCTCTACGACGACGCGTCCGCCCACCGCGACGAACTCGACGCCGAAGCCCAGCGCATCCGCGAACAGCTCGACGCCGAGGCCGCGGAACTGCGCGCCGCCGCCGCCGAGAAGGCCGACCAGGACCTCGCCGCCAAGCGCGCCGCGGCCGAAGCCGACCTCGCCGCCCGCACGGAGCAGGCGGAGGCCACCTTCGCCGAGCGGACCGCCGAACTGGACCGCGAGTACGCGGCGAAGTCCGCGGCCATCGAGAAGGACCTCGCCGACGCCCGCGCGAAGTCCGACGCGGAAATCACCGCCCGCCTCGACTCGGCGGAGAAGCGCGCCGCCACCCTGATCGCGGACGCGGAGAAGTTCCAGGCCGACACCGAGTCCACCCTCGCCGCCCAGTCCGCGGCGGTCGAGAAGGAACTCGCGGACGCCCGCGCCAAGTCGGACGCGGAAATCCTGGCCAACCTCGACACCGCGGAAAAGCGCGCCGCCAAACTCGTCGCCGACGCCGAGAAGCTGCGCAAGGACACCGAGGCCAAGCTCGCCGAGGAGCGCAAGAGCGTGGAGGCCGAGCTGGCAGCCCAGCGAGCCACCACGGAAAAGGAAACCGCGAAGCTCCTGTCCGACGCGGAAGCCCGCCTGACCGACGCCACGGAGAAGAACCGCGCCGCGACCGACTACGAGACCCGCGTCTCGGAACAGGTCACCAACGCGTTCGCGCTGCTGGAAGAGGCCAAGCGCCACTTCACGTCGGCGAAGCCGGCGAAGACCGAGAACGCCGCCCCTGCGAACTCCAACGGCAACAAGGCACCCGCCAAGACCCGCTAG
- a CDS encoding choline/carnitine O-acyltransferase: MNVNSSQQWSPRTFGNEDLLPRVPLPELEDTCERFLAWCAPLLTAEELAQTEAAVADYLRPDSPARELHAELVRYNETEGVHSWLDTFWPSRYLGRRDRIALNANFFFLFKDSDLGQVERAAALTAAAVDYKLRLDDERIPPVLQRGQPLSMEQNKYLFSATRIPGLEQDTVRVPYTDEWPGPSQAKHIAVLFRGNIIRLDVIAPDGRPYSLDGLTEALRALMTPERSDTCVGHLTTMARADWAATRQALAQDNAAALDVVETALFCVCLEDFAPKDTQEACDHLLHGDSANRWFDKAVSLIVFADGRAGINIEHCGLDGTTILAFVDSILGDEPTAETAPGVPTSELVEFTLTDALRADVATAAKAFADYAAANATTIVSFDDFGANKAKQLGMSPDAFAQLAYQLAHKRTKGITGATYESIATRQYNRGRTEAMRVVTPEVLQFVEAMESGDPDTRRAAFRAAAEKHVARAKDCQAGRAPEQHLWELQLIQKRRGGGEPLALYDSPGWITMRDDYLSTSSAPSVNIQYFGFGSTSSKCIGVAYVLLPDRLNLYLSTPVGVAAEMYAFADELKKAVQELQDLLSAE, encoded by the coding sequence ATCAACGTGAACAGCAGCCAGCAATGGTCTCCCCGCACCTTCGGCAACGAGGACCTCCTGCCGCGGGTCCCGCTGCCCGAGTTGGAAGACACGTGCGAGCGCTTCCTGGCCTGGTGCGCGCCGCTGCTGACGGCCGAGGAACTGGCCCAGACCGAGGCCGCCGTGGCCGACTACCTGCGGCCTGACAGTCCTGCGCGGGAACTGCACGCGGAGCTGGTGCGGTACAACGAGACCGAGGGTGTGCACAGCTGGCTCGACACATTCTGGCCGTCGCGCTACCTGGGCAGGCGCGACCGGATCGCGCTCAACGCCAACTTCTTCTTCCTGTTCAAGGACAGCGACCTGGGCCAGGTCGAGCGCGCCGCCGCGCTGACCGCGGCCGCCGTCGACTACAAGCTGCGCCTCGACGACGAGCGGATCCCGCCGGTCTTGCAGCGCGGGCAGCCGCTGTCGATGGAGCAGAACAAGTACCTGTTCTCCGCCACCCGCATCCCGGGTCTCGAGCAGGACACCGTCCGCGTCCCGTACACCGACGAGTGGCCGGGCCCGTCGCAGGCCAAGCACATCGCGGTGCTGTTCCGGGGCAACATCATCCGGCTCGACGTCATCGCCCCCGACGGCCGCCCGTACTCCCTCGACGGCCTCACCGAGGCCCTGCGCGCTCTGATGACCCCCGAGCGCTCCGACACCTGCGTCGGCCACCTCACCACGATGGCCCGCGCGGACTGGGCAGCGACCAGGCAAGCGCTTGCGCAGGACAACGCGGCCGCCCTGGACGTCGTGGAGACTGCGCTGTTCTGCGTGTGCCTGGAGGACTTCGCGCCGAAGGACACCCAGGAGGCGTGCGACCACCTGCTCCACGGTGACAGCGCCAACCGGTGGTTCGACAAGGCCGTGTCCCTGATCGTCTTCGCCGACGGCCGCGCGGGCATCAACATCGAGCACTGCGGCCTGGACGGGACGACCATCCTCGCCTTCGTCGACAGCATCCTCGGCGACGAGCCCACCGCTGAGACCGCGCCCGGCGTCCCGACGTCGGAACTGGTCGAGTTCACCCTCACCGACGCCTTGCGCGCCGATGTGGCAACCGCCGCCAAGGCTTTCGCTGATTACGCGGCCGCCAACGCCACCACGATCGTCTCGTTCGACGACTTCGGGGCGAACAAAGCGAAGCAACTGGGCATGTCCCCGGACGCCTTCGCGCAGCTGGCGTACCAGCTCGCGCACAAGCGCACCAAGGGCATCACCGGCGCCACCTACGAGTCCATCGCCACCCGCCAGTACAACCGAGGCCGCACCGAGGCGATGCGGGTCGTCACCCCGGAGGTGCTGCAGTTCGTCGAGGCCATGGAATCCGGCGACCCGGACACCCGCCGCGCCGCTTTCCGGGCGGCAGCGGAGAAGCACGTCGCCCGGGCGAAGGACTGCCAGGCCGGTCGGGCACCGGAGCAGCACCTGTGGGAACTCCAGCTGATCCAGAAGCGCCGCGGCGGCGGAGAACCCCTTGCCCTGTATGACAGCCCGGGCTGGATCACGATGCGCGACGACTACCTGAGCACGAGCTCGGCGCCGTCGGTCAACATCCAGTACTTCGGGTTCGGGTCCACGTCTTCGAAGTGCATTGGGGTGGCGTATGTGTTGCTGCCGGATCGGTTGAACCTGTACTTGAGCACGCCGGTGGGGGTGGCGGCTGAGATGTACGCGTTCGCGGATGAGCTGAAGAAGGCTGTGCAGGAGTTGCAAGACTTGCTGTCAGCCGAATAG
- a CDS encoding S8 family peptidase — translation MLLPAIVALSLAAIPVPAGAESAAAYVVVLRAGTADDLTHRHGGTVEHRYSAALQGFSARLTRGQARALAADPAVSYLVPDSPVHALGEQLNPPSWGLDRIDQRTRPLDGRYRYATTAANVHAYVIDTGVKATHQDFAGRVSGGYDFVDHDQDPTDGNGHGTFVAGVIGGTAHGVAKEVRIVPVRVLNNSGSGTISAVIAGIDWVTRNAVKPAVANMSLGGSANQALDDAVRRSIASGVTYSVPAGSSASQAGNFSPARVVEAITSAAIDRNDCASRSSNYGPLVDLYAPGVGITAPWITSDTATVTISGTSFAAAHVTGGAALFAALNPVATPAQVQAALKAKASRGVCNLPPNTADRILYTGQ, via the coding sequence ATGTTGCTTCCGGCAATTGTCGCGCTGTCGTTGGCGGCCATCCCTGTCCCGGCGGGCGCCGAGTCCGCCGCGGCCTACGTCGTGGTCCTCCGCGCGGGCACCGCGGACGACCTGACCCACCGCCACGGCGGAACCGTGGAACACCGGTATTCCGCTGCCCTGCAAGGGTTTTCGGCCCGCCTGACCCGCGGGCAGGCGCGCGCCCTGGCGGCCGATCCGGCCGTCTCCTACTTGGTCCCCGACAGTCCCGTGCACGCCCTCGGGGAGCAACTCAATCCACCGTCGTGGGGCCTCGACCGCATCGACCAGCGAACCCGCCCGCTCGACGGCCGCTATCGCTACGCGACCACCGCGGCGAACGTCCACGCCTACGTGATCGACACCGGAGTCAAGGCCACGCACCAGGATTTCGCCGGCCGCGTCTCCGGTGGCTACGACTTCGTCGACCACGACCAAGATCCCACCGACGGAAACGGCCACGGCACCTTCGTCGCGGGCGTCATCGGCGGCACCGCGCACGGTGTGGCCAAGGAAGTCCGGATCGTCCCGGTTCGGGTGCTGAACAACTCGGGCTCCGGAACGATCTCCGCCGTGATCGCCGGTATCGACTGGGTGACCCGCAATGCGGTGAAGCCCGCCGTCGCCAATATGAGTCTCGGCGGCTCGGCCAACCAGGCGCTCGACGACGCGGTCCGCCGCTCGATCGCCTCCGGCGTCACCTACTCGGTGCCCGCCGGTTCCTCGGCGAGCCAGGCGGGCAACTTCTCGCCCGCGCGCGTCGTCGAGGCGATCACCTCCGCGGCGATCGATCGCAACGACTGTGCCTCTCGTAGCTCCAATTACGGCCCGCTCGTCGATCTCTACGCGCCCGGCGTCGGCATCACCGCCCCGTGGATCACCTCCGACACCGCGACCGTGACGATCAGCGGGACCTCCTTCGCCGCCGCGCACGTAACCGGCGGCGCCGCCCTGTTCGCCGCTCTCAACCCCGTGGCGACACCGGCGCAGGTCCAGGCCGCGCTCAAGGCCAAGGCCAGTCGAGGAGTGTGCAACCTGCCGCCGAACACCGCCGACCGCATCCTCTACACAGGACAGTAA
- a CDS encoding class I SAM-dependent methyltransferase, with translation MSVRFDTTGKISFDDIYIQPDPRAYYGALRELDYRIPELAKPYFLKLIHEYRETTGAAEVNVLDVGCSYGINAALLRCDATMDDLYLHYADTGELGHGDLVARDRELVRARPRLDGVRFAGFDASENALSYALSAAFIDSALHADLERADPTPEQRAELAGTDIVVSTGCVGYVTEKTISRIARAQERRPWMAHFVLRMFSFDPVAESLAELGYETEAVDGDFRQRRFASAEEQTQVLDTLSSVSVDPAGLEAEGWLYARLYISRPRA, from the coding sequence GTGTCCGTGCGTTTCGACACCACCGGAAAGATCTCCTTCGACGACATCTACATCCAGCCCGACCCGCGCGCGTACTACGGCGCGCTGCGGGAGCTGGACTACCGCATTCCCGAGCTGGCCAAGCCGTACTTCCTCAAGCTCATCCACGAGTACCGGGAGACCACCGGCGCCGCCGAGGTGAACGTCCTCGACGTCGGCTGCTCCTACGGGATCAACGCCGCGCTCCTGCGCTGCGACGCGACGATGGACGACCTGTACCTGCACTACGCCGACACCGGGGAACTCGGCCACGGCGACTTGGTCGCGCGCGACCGCGAGTTGGTTCGCGCGCGCCCGCGCCTCGACGGCGTGCGGTTCGCCGGGTTCGACGCCTCCGAGAACGCCCTGTCCTACGCGCTGTCGGCCGCTTTCATCGACTCCGCCCTCCACGCCGACCTGGAGCGCGCCGACCCGACGCCGGAGCAGCGCGCCGAGTTGGCGGGGACCGACATCGTCGTCTCCACCGGCTGCGTCGGCTATGTGACCGAGAAGACGATCTCCCGGATCGCCCGCGCGCAGGAGCGGCGGCCGTGGATGGCGCACTTCGTGCTCCGCATGTTCTCCTTCGACCCGGTGGCCGAGAGCCTGGCCGAACTCGGCTACGAGACCGAGGCCGTCGACGGCGACTTCCGGCAGCGGCGGTTCGCTTCCGCGGAGGAGCAGACGCAGGTCCTGGACACGTTGTCGAGCGTGTCGGTGGACCCGGCCGGGCTGGAAGCCGAAGGGTGGCTCTATGCCCGGCTCTATATCTCCCGTCCGCGCGCCTGA
- a CDS encoding discoidin domain-containing protein has translation MPPGGRHLRRGLPVVVAALLAAQAPAAAEAPTSPVATAQAVADFWAAYVGRTDLRRTAAVLDHRLRTDTGGDTESARRAARILLAHALGHHRRAWAHRLALAGLDVPPRHRRFVAAARAESDRALNLRRTHPAPTTDMGAYGDHLPARMVDGDATTYFWSAGAPRAGTQVVLDLGRVRSLSGVRLVMGQNARPHDYLRSGVIERSVDGITWLPVRQVASPTVVAGLTEATRYLRLRATAGQRHWLAVSEFSVTPAPVDACADGAAETVFPVTSGVAEVPVAGPRPITSVVVLAARHTPPRGEIQLRDGVGAWRTVGRIAGEYSGVSVHGLMASQVRVVFPPGPTVGVHEIVVD, from the coding sequence GTGCCACCAGGCGGACGCCACCTTCGACGCGGGCTGCCCGTGGTCGTCGCCGCGCTGCTGGCCGCCCAGGCACCCGCCGCGGCCGAGGCGCCCACGTCGCCCGTGGCCACCGCGCAGGCCGTCGCCGACTTCTGGGCCGCCTATGTCGGCCGCACCGACCTGCGTCGCACCGCCGCGGTTTTAGACCACCGACTCCGGACGGACACCGGCGGCGACACCGAGAGCGCCCGCCGCGCCGCGCGGATCCTGCTTGCCCACGCCCTCGGGCACCACCGGCGCGCGTGGGCCCATCGCCTCGCGTTGGCCGGGCTCGACGTGCCGCCGCGCCACCGCCGGTTCGTCGCCGCCGCCCGGGCCGAGTCCGACCGGGCGCTCAACCTGCGCCGCACCCACCCGGCGCCGACGACCGACATGGGCGCCTACGGCGACCACCTTCCCGCCCGGATGGTCGACGGCGACGCCACGACCTACTTCTGGAGCGCGGGCGCGCCGCGGGCGGGCACCCAGGTCGTCCTGGACCTGGGCCGGGTCCGTTCGCTCAGCGGCGTCCGGCTGGTCATGGGCCAGAACGCCCGGCCCCACGACTACCTGCGGTCGGGCGTGATCGAGCGTTCGGTCGACGGCATCACCTGGCTGCCGGTCCGCCAGGTCGCCAGTCCGACCGTCGTGGCCGGGCTGACGGAGGCGACCCGGTACCTGCGGCTGCGGGCCACCGCCGGGCAGCGGCACTGGCTGGCCGTGAGCGAGTTCAGCGTGACCCCGGCGCCGGTCGACGCGTGCGCCGACGGGGCCGCCGAGACCGTGTTCCCCGTCACGTCCGGGGTCGCCGAGGTGCCCGTGGCGGGGCCCCGGCCGATCACCAGCGTGGTCGTCCTGGCCGCCCGCCACACGCCCCCGCGCGGGGAGATCCAGCTGCGCGACGGCGTCGGGGCCTGGCGGACCGTGGGCCGGATCGCGGGGGAGTACAGCGGCGTCTCCGTCCACGGCCTCATGGCTTCGCAGGTACGCGTCGTTTTTCCGCCAGGCCCGACCGTCGGAGTGCACGAGATCGTGGTCGACTGA